A window of the Microbulbifer aggregans genome harbors these coding sequences:
- the rrtA gene encoding rhombosortase — protein MVQALRNAISHWAVPGLAIALACGVSFAPQHLEELLRYERGLILGGDYWRILSGHFVHANLNHLLVNCLALLLCWTLFTNRQPQHYVLIGLVTLSAMTGLSLLVFAHRLDEFQGLSGLIHALLAMGATMEISERSSRWRGLFLLVLLSVKVYSEWFGTTGAVVERWTGVPVIFETHFWGVASGIAVGITVAIGIRLGQLFTSGTGALRR, from the coding sequence ATGGTTCAAGCTCTCCGAAATGCCATCAGCCACTGGGCCGTGCCGGGCCTCGCTATCGCACTCGCCTGTGGGGTTTCCTTCGCCCCCCAGCATCTTGAAGAGCTGCTGCGCTACGAACGAGGACTGATACTGGGTGGGGATTACTGGCGTATTCTCAGTGGACATTTCGTTCACGCCAACCTGAATCACCTGCTGGTGAACTGCCTTGCGCTGCTGCTGTGCTGGACACTGTTCACCAACCGTCAACCACAGCACTACGTACTGATTGGACTGGTCACCCTGAGTGCGATGACAGGTCTTAGCCTGCTGGTTTTTGCCCACCGTCTGGATGAGTTTCAGGGTTTGTCGGGCCTGATTCACGCCCTGCTGGCCATGGGGGCCACCATGGAAATCAGCGAGCGCTCATCTCGCTGGCGGGGCCTTTTCCTGCTTGTGCTGCTCTCCGTCAAGGTCTATTCGGAGTGGTTCGGTACCACGGGCGCGGTGGTCGAGCGCTGGACCGGTGTGCCGGTTATTTTTGAGACGCACTTCTGGGGTGTGGCCAGCGGCATCGCTGTTGGGATTACTGTAGCAATCGGTATCCGGCTCGGGCAGCTATTCACGAGCGGTACAGGTGCGCTGCGCCGTTGA
- a CDS encoding aldo/keto reductase, producing the protein MTTLTLNNGVEIPQIGFGTAAIGEWQQDDSFVTDTILKAMAVGYRHFDTASVYGNERALGRAILQSGIPRQELFVVSKVWDTEQGPKTTEAFERSLERLQLDYLDLYLVHWPVPAYTRETWEAMESLHDARKIRALGLSNFRKSDIEQIATFARIKPTYNQLELHPYLVQQEMVDYCQFHKIAVSCWSPLGSGSWSGVETKDKPIVDPVIVALADKYDVSAGQIILKWDVQQGRIVIPKSEKLEHITANFSLWDFELSDEEIQSINALNRDHRFGADPDTAHESNKNVAVPD; encoded by the coding sequence ATGACCACACTGACGTTGAACAACGGCGTTGAAATTCCCCAGATCGGTTTCGGTACCGCTGCCATCGGTGAATGGCAGCAGGACGACAGCTTCGTCACCGACACCATCCTCAAGGCCATGGCCGTTGGCTACCGCCATTTCGATACCGCCTCTGTGTATGGCAACGAGCGGGCGCTGGGCCGCGCGATCCTCCAGTCCGGTATCCCCCGCCAAGAACTGTTTGTGGTCAGCAAGGTTTGGGATACAGAGCAGGGACCAAAGACCACAGAGGCCTTCGAGCGCAGCCTGGAGCGGCTGCAACTGGACTATCTGGATCTCTACCTGGTGCACTGGCCTGTGCCGGCTTACACAAGAGAGACCTGGGAGGCGATGGAATCTCTCCATGACGCCAGGAAAATCCGCGCACTGGGCCTGTCCAACTTCCGCAAGTCAGATATCGAGCAGATCGCCACCTTTGCCCGCATCAAGCCCACCTATAACCAGCTGGAACTGCATCCCTACCTGGTGCAGCAGGAAATGGTGGATTACTGCCAGTTTCACAAGATTGCGGTTTCCTGCTGGTCGCCCCTCGGCTCGGGGAGTTGGAGTGGTGTGGAGACGAAGGACAAGCCCATCGTCGATCCGGTGATTGTCGCGCTGGCGGACAAGTACGATGTCAGCGCCGGCCAGATCATTCTCAAATGGGATGTGCAGCAGGGGCGAATAGTCATCCCCAAATCCGAGAAGCTGGAACACATTACTGCGAACTTCTCCCTCTGGGACTTCGAGCTGAGCGACGAGGAAATCCAGTCGATCAATGCCCTAAACCGGGATCACCGGTTTGGCGCGGACCCGGATACTGCCCACGAGAGCAACAAGAACGTCGCAGTGCCCGATTGA
- a CDS encoding RtcB family protein: MSSDYPLKRQSEFSWRIDPFGKMRVPGIVYADEQLIEAMDDKVFEQLCNVATLPGIVQAAYAMPDAHWGYGFPIGGVAAFDADEGGVVSAGGVGFDISCGVRALRTGLTVDEIESRKTQLADALYREVPVGVGSTGRIHLNEKGMNAMLLGGARWAVEQGYGDPADLDHIEERGCMRGADPGEISARARKRQQDEMGTLGSGNHYLEVQRVAEIYDSKIATAFGLQENDAVVFIHCGSRGLGHQIGTEFLKYMVLAASSHHLELPDRELACAPINSELGQAYLGAMRAGINCALANRQIITHLTRQVFAEVLPEADLTLLFDVSHNTCKLETHTVEGRKRKLYVHRKGATRAFGPGHPDIPEVLRAVGQPVLIGGSMGTESHILAGSSQGETLSFNSACHGAGRAMSRHQATKLWKGRSVVDELGARGIVIRSPSMRGVAEEAPGAYKDVRAVVDAAQSAGLARKVARVEPLVCIKG; the protein is encoded by the coding sequence ATGTCGAGTGATTATCCCCTGAAGCGGCAGTCGGAATTCAGCTGGCGTATCGACCCGTTCGGCAAGATGCGGGTACCTGGCATCGTCTATGCCGATGAACAGCTGATAGAGGCCATGGACGACAAGGTATTTGAACAGCTCTGCAACGTGGCGACGTTACCGGGCATTGTGCAGGCGGCCTACGCGATGCCGGATGCCCACTGGGGCTACGGCTTTCCCATCGGTGGTGTGGCAGCATTCGATGCCGACGAGGGCGGGGTGGTCTCGGCGGGAGGCGTGGGTTTTGATATCTCCTGCGGTGTGCGCGCGCTGCGGACCGGTCTCACCGTCGACGAGATCGAGTCCCGCAAAACACAACTGGCGGATGCTCTCTATCGGGAGGTCCCGGTGGGGGTTGGCAGTACCGGTCGCATCCATCTGAACGAAAAGGGCATGAATGCCATGCTGCTGGGCGGCGCGCGCTGGGCGGTGGAGCAGGGTTACGGCGATCCAGCCGACCTGGACCATATCGAGGAGCGCGGTTGTATGCGCGGTGCGGATCCGGGCGAGATTTCCGCCCGTGCGCGCAAGCGTCAGCAGGACGAGATGGGCACGCTGGGCTCCGGCAATCATTATCTGGAGGTACAGCGGGTGGCGGAGATCTATGACTCCAAGATCGCCACCGCCTTTGGTCTACAGGAAAACGATGCGGTGGTGTTTATCCACTGCGGTTCCCGCGGGCTCGGCCACCAGATCGGTACCGAGTTTCTGAAATACATGGTGCTCGCGGCCAGCAGTCATCATCTCGAGCTGCCGGATCGAGAACTCGCCTGTGCGCCGATCAACTCCGAGCTTGGGCAGGCCTATCTTGGTGCAATGCGGGCGGGCATCAATTGCGCTCTCGCCAACCGTCAGATCATCACCCATCTCACCCGACAGGTTTTTGCCGAGGTACTACCCGAGGCGGACCTGACGCTGCTGTTCGATGTCTCCCACAACACCTGCAAGCTGGAAACGCACACGGTCGAGGGTCGTAAGCGAAAGCTGTATGTGCACCGCAAGGGCGCTACCCGCGCGTTTGGCCCCGGCCACCCCGATATTCCCGAGGTCCTGCGGGCAGTCGGCCAGCCGGTACTGATCGGCGGTTCCATGGGCACCGAATCCCATATCCTCGCCGGTTCCAGCCAGGGCGAGACGCTGTCATTCAACTCCGCCTGTCACGGCGCCGGTCGCGCGATGAGCCGGCATCAGGCGACAAAGTTGTGGAAAGGGCGCTCGGTAGTCGATGAGCTGGGGGCGCGGGGCATCGTCATCCGCAGTCCCTCCATGCGCGGTGTGGCGGAGGAGGCACCTGGCGCCTACAAGGATGTGCGCGCGGTCGTCGATGCGGCGCAATCCGCCGGCCTGGCGCGGAAGGTGGCCCGCGTGGAGCCACTGGTCTGTATCAAGGGATGA
- a CDS encoding archease, with amino-acid sequence MSPHWEHFSHDADMGVRGIGNSLAQAFEQAALAMTAIIVDPPAVRPAERVPIHCECPDQELLLVDWLNALVYEMACRNMLFSRFQLKIEDDRLTGTALGEPVDRERHRPTVEVKGATYTALRVKQRKDGSWLAQCVVDV; translated from the coding sequence TTGTCTCCGCACTGGGAACATTTCAGCCACGATGCGGACATGGGAGTGCGCGGCATTGGCAACTCCTTGGCGCAGGCATTCGAGCAGGCCGCCCTGGCGATGACCGCGATCATCGTTGACCCGCCAGCAGTGCGGCCAGCCGAGCGGGTGCCCATTCACTGTGAATGTCCTGACCAGGAACTCTTGTTGGTGGACTGGCTGAATGCCCTGGTTTACGAAATGGCCTGTCGCAACATGCTGTTCTCCCGCTTTCAACTGAAGATTGAAGACGATCGCCTGACAGGTACTGCCTTGGGGGAACCAGTGGACCGCGAGCGGCATCGTCCCACCGTCGAGGTGAAAGGGGCCACCTATACCGCTCTGCGGGTAAAGCAACGGAAAGACGGCAGTTGGCTCGCCCAGTGCGTCGTCGATGTGTGA
- a CDS encoding TfoX/Sxy family protein — MAYNEELVEKVRELLQENDGLTEKQMFGGLAFMLNGNMACGVVGEELMVRVGPDNYQDALGERYTRPMDYTGRPLKGMVYVEEDAIAADLDQWVTRGVEFAGSLPPK; from the coding sequence ATGGCTTACAACGAAGAACTGGTAGAAAAGGTACGTGAACTACTACAGGAGAATGACGGGCTCACCGAAAAGCAGATGTTTGGCGGTCTCGCGTTCATGTTGAATGGCAATATGGCCTGTGGCGTCGTCGGGGAAGAGTTGATGGTCCGCGTAGGGCCTGACAACTATCAGGATGCACTGGGCGAGCGCTACACGCGACCGATGGATTACACCGGCCGTCCACTGAAGGGCATGGTCTATGTGGAGGAAGATGCCATTGCCGCGGATCTGGATCAGTGGGTCACCCGGGGTGTCGAGTTCGCCGGCTCCCTGCCGCCTAAATAA
- a CDS encoding iron chaperone encodes MVQVKELIDEYINSLDPMRQQRVKALHRFILAQYPEVQVSLQYKMPTYHQGNGWVSIASQKQYVSLYTCAREHIQPYIDRHPTVKYGKGCLNFRDGDDIDWPALKPVLLSAFSKDH; translated from the coding sequence ATGGTGCAGGTCAAAGAACTCATCGACGAATACATCAACTCGCTGGACCCGATGCGCCAGCAGCGTGTGAAGGCCCTGCATCGCTTTATTCTTGCACAGTATCCCGAGGTGCAAGTCTCCCTCCAGTACAAAATGCCCACCTATCACCAGGGCAATGGCTGGGTATCCATCGCCAGCCAGAAACAATATGTATCCCTTTACACCTGTGCCCGGGAACACATCCAACCGTATATCGATCGCCATCCGACAGTGAAATACGGCAAGGGCTGCCTGAATTTTCGTGATGGCGACGACATTGACTGGCCAGCACTGAAACCAGTGCTGCTCTCCGCTTTCAGCAAGGACCACTAG
- a CDS encoding carbonic anhydrase family protein has protein sequence MTDRKVNLKESVTVDTNCCSRRQWLKGALGTGALSLVGTAGLTGFSGLSFAEALTKEERDKMTPDDVIESLNAGNKRFREGKMADHDFIAQKRASATGQYPAAAILSCIDSRTPAEILLDQGLGEAFNARVAGNIVNDDIVGSLEFACAAAGSKVVLVMGHTACGAVKGAIDEVEMGKLTGLLKQIEPAIEATEYDGDRTSNNDEFVNLVAVTNVRRAMDEIRRRSQVLSELENEGKIKVVGSLYHLNDGRLEMLS, from the coding sequence ATGACCGATAGGAAAGTGAACCTGAAGGAATCCGTTACTGTCGACACAAACTGTTGTTCGCGTCGACAGTGGCTGAAGGGCGCGCTCGGAACGGGTGCACTGAGTCTTGTCGGTACGGCGGGGCTCACAGGTTTTTCCGGACTCAGCTTTGCCGAAGCGCTGACCAAGGAAGAGCGCGACAAAATGACACCGGATGATGTGATTGAGAGTCTGAATGCCGGTAACAAGCGCTTCCGTGAAGGCAAGATGGCGGACCACGATTTCATCGCGCAGAAACGGGCCAGTGCGACTGGCCAGTATCCAGCGGCGGCAATTTTAAGTTGCATCGATTCCCGTACACCCGCTGAGATTCTGCTGGACCAGGGCCTCGGTGAGGCATTCAATGCCCGGGTAGCGGGCAATATTGTCAACGATGACATTGTCGGCAGTCTCGAGTTTGCCTGTGCCGCCGCCGGCTCAAAGGTTGTCCTGGTGATGGGACATACGGCCTGTGGCGCAGTGAAAGGTGCAATCGATGAAGTCGAGATGGGCAAACTGACCGGGCTGCTCAAGCAAATCGAGCCTGCCATTGAGGCTACCGAGTACGATGGCGACCGGACCAGCAACAATGACGAGTTCGTCAATCTCGTAGCAGTCACCAATGTCCGGCGCGCCATGGATGAGATTCGCCGCCGCAGTCAGGTGCTGTCCGAACTGGAGAATGAGGGAAAGATCAAAGTTGTCGGCTCGCTCTACCACCTCAATGATGGCCGCCTTGAAATGCTGAGTTGA
- the purL gene encoding phosphoribosylformylglycinamidine synthase: MLVLRGAPALSKFRHQKLLSQLRALQPAIEDVYAEFVHFADSDKLNKKEHALLERLLQYGPTEEKHEPQGELLLIVPRPGTISPWSSKATDIAHNAGLTQIHRLERGVAYYLTGVELTEAERLDLASQLHDRMVESVFFDLNDAEQLFKEEKARQMTSVDVLDGGRSALEEANVSLGLALADDEIDYLLKSFEELERNPTDVELMMFAQANSEHCRHKIFNASWTIDGEDMPHSLFGMIRNTYQKGGDNVLSAYSDNAAVVVGSEAGRFYPDPETKEYGFSAEPIHMLMKVETHNHPTAIAPFPGAGTGAGGEIRDEGAVGRGSKPKVGLTGFTVSNLQIPDYLQPWEVNYGKPERIVTALDIMIEGPIGGAAFNNEFGRPNICGYFRTFEEDFDGERRGYHKPIMIAGGYGNIREEHIDKPEFQPGAKLVVLGGPAMLIGLGGGAASSMASGTSSEDLDFASVQRQNPEIERRCQEVIDQCWQLGDKNPIAFIHDVGAGGLSNAFPELVKDGGTGGKFELRNVPSDEPGMSPLEIWCNESQERYVMAVMPDDLKRFEQICARERCPFAVVGEATEDKHLLLNDKKFDSKPVDLPMSVLFGKPPKMHREAKKHEVATTEFKTAGIDLNEAAERVLRLPTVASKNFLITIGDRTVTGQVARDQMVGPWQVPVADCAVTTVAYDSYAGEAMAMGERTPVALLDAPASGRLAVGEAITNIASTRIRQLSDIKLSANWMCAAGHPGEEEKLYRTVEAVGMDLCPELGITIPVGKDSMSMRTAWDDNGLEKSVTAPLSLIISAFSPVTDVRKTVTPQLKPGMDSELILVDLGAGKNRLGGSCLAQVYNQLGDKPADLDDAKRLRGFFEVIQNALEDDIILAYHDRSDGGLFVTLAEMCFAGRVGVDVDIYELGEDAIAALFSEELGAVLQVPANDAEMLVQRLGELGVPAHQIGYLNRDETLRITRGGNEIFSRSRAELQQIWSETSYRIQAQRDNADCAAQEFAAITKKDPGLSVNLTYDINEDIAAPYIKKGERPKVAILREQGVNSQVEMAHSFHRAGFNAVDIHMSDILAGRVTLEDFKGLVGCGGFSYGDVLGAGEGWAKTILFNDRARDQFEAFFNRQDTFGLGVCNGCQMFSVIKELIPGAGHWPRFVRNLSEQYEARFALVGVEDSPSVLFKGMAGSWMPVAVAHGEGRVEFPDQKALEACEQSGTIAMRYLNNHQQITETYPANPNGSVNGITSLCSEDGRVTIMMPHPERVARAVSNSWHPDDWQEDSGWMRLFRNARVFVD, from the coding sequence ATGCTAGTTCTGCGTGGTGCTCCCGCACTGTCGAAATTCCGCCACCAAAAGTTACTCAGCCAGCTGCGCGCCCTGCAGCCTGCCATCGAAGATGTCTACGCCGAGTTCGTGCATTTCGCCGACAGCGACAAGCTCAACAAGAAGGAGCACGCGCTGCTGGAGCGGCTGCTGCAATACGGTCCCACCGAGGAGAAGCACGAACCGCAGGGGGAGTTGCTGCTGATCGTGCCGCGCCCGGGCACCATCTCTCCCTGGTCCTCCAAGGCGACCGACATCGCGCACAACGCCGGCCTCACGCAGATCCACCGTCTGGAGCGGGGTGTTGCCTACTACCTTACCGGCGTTGAGTTAACCGAAGCTGAACGCTTGGATCTGGCCTCCCAGCTGCACGACCGTATGGTGGAGAGCGTCTTCTTTGACCTGAATGACGCCGAACAGCTCTTCAAAGAAGAGAAAGCCCGCCAGATGACCTCCGTCGATGTGCTCGATGGCGGCCGCAGCGCCCTGGAAGAGGCCAATGTGAGCCTTGGTCTGGCTCTGGCCGATGATGAGATCGACTACCTGCTGAAGAGCTTCGAGGAGCTGGAGCGCAATCCCACCGATGTGGAGCTGATGATGTTCGCCCAGGCGAACTCCGAGCACTGCCGCCACAAGATTTTCAATGCCAGCTGGACCATTGACGGCGAGGATATGCCGCATTCCCTGTTCGGCATGATCCGCAACACCTATCAAAAGGGTGGCGACAATGTGTTGTCCGCCTATTCGGACAACGCCGCGGTGGTGGTGGGCTCCGAGGCCGGCCGCTTCTACCCGGATCCGGAGACCAAAGAGTACGGCTTCAGTGCTGAGCCGATCCACATGCTGATGAAGGTGGAGACTCACAACCACCCCACTGCGATCGCGCCTTTCCCGGGCGCGGGCACCGGTGCCGGCGGTGAGATCCGCGACGAGGGCGCCGTGGGCCGCGGCTCCAAGCCCAAGGTCGGCCTGACCGGCTTTACCGTCTCCAACCTGCAGATCCCCGACTACCTGCAGCCGTGGGAAGTGAATTACGGCAAGCCCGAGCGTATCGTGACCGCACTCGACATCATGATCGAGGGGCCGATCGGTGGTGCCGCGTTCAACAACGAGTTTGGCCGTCCCAACATCTGCGGTTATTTCCGTACCTTTGAAGAGGACTTTGACGGCGAGCGTCGTGGTTACCACAAGCCGATCATGATCGCCGGCGGCTACGGCAATATCCGTGAAGAACATATCGACAAGCCGGAGTTCCAGCCCGGCGCCAAACTGGTAGTACTGGGTGGCCCGGCGATGCTGATCGGCCTCGGCGGCGGTGCGGCGTCCAGTATGGCAAGCGGCACCAGTTCCGAGGATCTGGACTTCGCGTCCGTGCAGCGCCAGAACCCGGAAATCGAGCGCCGCTGCCAGGAAGTCATCGACCAGTGCTGGCAGCTTGGCGACAAGAACCCCATCGCCTTTATCCACGACGTGGGTGCTGGCGGCCTGTCCAATGCTTTCCCTGAGCTGGTCAAGGACGGCGGCACTGGTGGCAAGTTCGAGCTGCGCAATGTGCCCTCGGACGAGCCGGGTATGAGCCCGCTGGAAATCTGGTGTAACGAATCCCAGGAGCGCTACGTGATGGCAGTGATGCCGGACGACCTGAAGCGCTTTGAGCAGATCTGTGCCCGCGAGCGCTGCCCGTTTGCGGTGGTGGGCGAGGCCACTGAAGACAAGCATCTGCTGCTGAACGACAAGAAATTCGACAGCAAGCCGGTCGACCTGCCCATGTCCGTGCTGTTCGGCAAGCCGCCGAAGATGCATCGCGAGGCCAAAAAGCACGAAGTGGCCACCACCGAGTTCAAGACTGCGGGTATCGACCTCAATGAAGCGGCCGAGCGGGTACTGCGCCTGCCCACGGTGGCCAGCAAGAACTTCCTGATCACCATCGGCGACCGCACGGTGACCGGCCAGGTCGCGCGCGACCAGATGGTGGGCCCGTGGCAGGTACCGGTGGCCGACTGCGCGGTAACCACCGTGGCTTATGACAGCTACGCCGGTGAGGCCATGGCCATGGGCGAGCGTACCCCCGTGGCGCTGCTCGATGCCCCCGCTTCCGGCCGCCTGGCGGTGGGTGAAGCGATCACCAATATTGCCAGCACCCGCATTCGCCAGCTGTCGGACATCAAACTGTCCGCAAACTGGATGTGTGCCGCTGGCCACCCGGGCGAAGAGGAAAAACTCTATCGCACCGTGGAAGCGGTGGGCATGGACCTGTGCCCGGAGCTGGGCATCACTATCCCCGTGGGCAAGGACTCCATGTCCATGCGCACCGCGTGGGATGACAACGGCCTGGAGAAATCCGTTACTGCACCGCTGTCCCTGATCATTTCCGCGTTCTCCCCGGTCACCGATGTGCGCAAGACTGTGACGCCGCAGCTGAAGCCGGGTATGGACAGCGAGCTCATCCTGGTTGACCTGGGTGCTGGCAAGAACCGCCTGGGTGGCTCCTGCCTGGCGCAGGTTTACAACCAGCTGGGTGACAAGCCGGCGGACCTGGATGATGCCAAGCGCCTGCGGGGTTTCTTCGAAGTCATCCAGAATGCACTGGAAGACGACATCATCCTCGCTTACCACGACCGCTCCGACGGCGGCCTGTTCGTGACCCTGGCCGAGATGTGCTTTGCCGGTCGTGTGGGCGTGGATGTGGATATCTACGAGCTGGGTGAAGATGCCATCGCCGCGCTGTTCAGTGAGGAGCTGGGCGCGGTACTGCAAGTACCGGCTAATGATGCGGAAATGCTGGTGCAGCGCCTGGGCGAGCTGGGCGTACCCGCACACCAGATCGGTTACCTGAACCGGGATGAGACCCTGCGTATCACCCGAGGGGGCAACGAAATCTTCAGCCGCTCCCGTGCCGAGCTGCAGCAGATCTGGTCCGAGACCAGCTACCGTATCCAGGCGCAGCGCGACAATGCTGACTGTGCGGCGCAGGAATTTGCGGCCATCACCAAAAAGGATCCGGGCTTGTCGGTCAACCTGACCTACGACATCAACGAAGACATCGCTGCGCCCTACATCAAGAAGGGTGAGCGACCGAAAGTGGCCATCCTGCGTGAGCAGGGCGTCAATAGTCAGGTGGAAATGGCGCACTCTTTCCACCGCGCCGGCTTCAATGCCGTCGATATCCACATGAGCGATATCCTCGCCGGTCGTGTCACCCTGGAAGACTTCAAGGGCCTGGTGGGCTGTGGTGGCTTCTCCTACGGTGACGTACTGGGTGCCGGTGAGGGCTGGGCCAAGACCATCCTGTTCAACGACCGCGCCCGTGACCAGTTCGAAGCGTTCTTCAATCGTCAGGACACCTTTGGTCTCGGCGTTTGTAACGGTTGCCAGATGTTCTCCGTGATCAAGGAACTGATCCCGGGCGCCGGCCACTGGCCGCGCTTTGTACGCAACCTGTCCGAACAGTATGAGGCGCGCTTTGCGCTTGTGGGTGTCGAGGATTCGCCGTCCGTGTTGTTCAAAGGCATGGCCGGTTCCTGGATGCCAGTGGCAGTGGCGCACGGTGAAGGCCGGGTGGAATTCCCTGACCAGAAGGCGCTGGAAGCCTGTGAGCAATCCGGCACCATTGCCATGCGCTACCTGAATAATCACCAGCAGATCACCGAGACTTACCCGGCCAACCCGAATGGCTCGGTCAACGGTATTACCTCCCTCTGCTCTGAAGACGGCCGCGTGACCATCATGATGCCGCACCCGGAGCGGGTCGCCCGTGCTGTCAGCAACAGCTGGCACCCGGACGACTGGCAGGAGGATTCTGGCTGGATGCGTCTGTTCCGCAACGCACGCGTGTTTGTCGATTGA
- the mltF gene encoding membrane-bound lytic murein transglycosylase MltF — protein sequence MIMKSRMLRYSRRLAKGLALACCASLLVASKAPTTLERIKASGKLVVLSQNGPTTYYEDASGNHTGFEYGMLKAFAEELGVQLKIRDVHDLDQMFSRLTDAREGAHLAAAGLTVTQARREQVRFTPSYFEIRQQVIYRLGEERPRSVADLEGKTVAVVAGSAHAEELKRLAKRYPSLRWEEISDVDAVELMEKVDQGEFDYAVVDSNAYAVHRGLFANTHVAFDLTRFQPVAWAFPQGDDDSLYRAARRFMVRANTSGLVAELREKFFGHVSQLNPGGAKAFAKSTRERLPQWRDAMQDVADQYELDWHLLAALSYQESHWNPRAKSRTGVRGLMMLTRSTAKELGVNRLDPQESIEGGARYIVQIREKLPERIREPDRTWMALAAYNVGYGHLEDARVLTEKTGGNPDRWTDVRDRLPLLAKRQYYKQTKHGYARGWEPVTYVQNIRHYQALLSWSSRIEEQRLAEAEAERSAEEALAENQPAVEAAAASAL from the coding sequence ATGATCATGAAAAGCCGCATGCTGCGCTATAGCCGCCGCCTGGCCAAAGGCCTGGCCCTGGCTTGCTGTGCGTCGCTGCTGGTGGCCAGCAAGGCGCCCACGACCCTGGAGCGCATCAAGGCTTCCGGCAAGCTGGTCGTATTGTCCCAGAACGGCCCCACCACCTACTACGAGGATGCCAGCGGCAATCACACCGGCTTCGAATACGGCATGCTGAAAGCGTTTGCCGAAGAACTCGGCGTGCAGCTCAAGATCCGCGACGTCCACGATCTCGACCAGATGTTCAGCCGCCTGACCGATGCCCGGGAAGGAGCTCACCTGGCGGCTGCGGGCCTGACCGTGACCCAGGCGCGGCGCGAGCAGGTCCGCTTCACTCCCTCATACTTCGAGATCCGCCAGCAGGTGATCTACCGCCTGGGCGAAGAGCGCCCGCGCAGTGTCGCTGACCTGGAGGGCAAAACGGTTGCAGTCGTGGCCGGCAGCGCCCACGCGGAGGAGCTCAAGCGGCTGGCCAAGCGCTATCCCAGCCTGCGCTGGGAGGAAATCAGCGACGTCGATGCCGTGGAGCTGATGGAAAAGGTGGACCAGGGAGAGTTCGACTACGCAGTAGTGGATTCCAATGCCTACGCGGTCCACCGCGGCCTGTTTGCCAACACCCACGTGGCCTTCGACCTGACCCGGTTTCAGCCAGTAGCCTGGGCCTTCCCCCAGGGTGACGATGACAGCCTCTACCGGGCGGCGCGACGCTTTATGGTGCGTGCCAACACCAGCGGGCTGGTGGCTGAGCTGCGGGAGAAGTTCTTCGGTCACGTCAGCCAGTTGAACCCGGGCGGCGCCAAGGCTTTTGCCAAGAGCACGCGCGAGCGCCTGCCCCAGTGGCGTGACGCGATGCAGGATGTCGCCGATCAGTACGAACTGGACTGGCACCTGCTGGCCGCCCTTAGCTATCAGGAGTCCCACTGGAACCCCCGCGCCAAGTCACGCACCGGCGTGCGCGGCCTAATGATGCTGACCCGCAGCACAGCCAAGGAGCTCGGGGTAAACCGCCTCGACCCGCAGGAAAGTATCGAGGGCGGTGCCCGCTACATTGTCCAGATCCGGGAAAAACTCCCGGAACGTATCCGCGAGCCCGACCGCACCTGGATGGCGCTGGCCGCTTACAACGTGGGCTACGGTCACCTGGAGGACGCCCGCGTACTGACCGAGAAAACCGGCGGTAATCCCGACCGCTGGACCGATGTCCGCGATCGCCTGCCCTTACTGGCCAAGCGCCAGTACTACAAGCAGACCAAGCACGGCTACGCCCGCGGCTGGGAACCGGTCACCTATGTACAGAACATCCGCCACTACCAGGCGCTGCTGAGCTGGAGCAGCCGCATCGAGGAACAGCGCCTGGCCGAAGCTGAAGCCGAGCGCAGCGCTGAGGAGGCCCTGGCCGAAAACCAGCCGGCAGTCGAAGCCGCAGCCGCCTCCGCACTCTGA